A single window of Acetohalobium arabaticum DSM 5501 DNA harbors:
- a CDS encoding AtpZ/AtpI family protein yields MKENFKILQALALLSQIGIVIIIPVFFGVWCGNKLDKWFGTGWVFLILGVILGVLSGMWTSYKLIISQQSSD; encoded by the coding sequence ATGAAAGAAAATTTTAAAATTTTACAAGCTTTAGCTTTGTTATCTCAGATAGGGATTGTTATTATTATTCCCGTTTTCTTTGGAGTCTGGTGTGGTAATAAACTTGATAAATGGTTTGGTACTGGATGGGTTTTTTTGATCTTAGGTGTTATTCTTGGCGTTCTTTCTGGGATGTGGACTTCCTATAAGTTAATTATAAGTCAGCAAAGTAGTGATTAA
- the wecB gene encoding non-hydrolyzing UDP-N-acetylglucosamine 2-epimerase, translating into MEEIKKVAIIFGTRPEAIKMAPVVKELKQSQNLNPVVITTAQHRELLDQVLELFQLEVDYDLDIMKPKQNLSQITIKILQQLKPLFEQEEPDLVLVHGDTTTTFTSSLAAFYAQIPIGHVEAGLRTYEKYDPFPEEMNRRLCGVLTEMHFAPTEQAKNNLLQEGIDESQVFITGNTIVDALLEIYEKDYRFSKGVINDLDLLKEKLILVTTHRRENLGQPLVNICRAIKELVVSYPQAEVVFPVHPNPKISKIVKNVLSDVPNVHLIEPLNYKEFINLMVRADIILTDSGGIQEEASSLGKPTLLLRETTERPEAIVSGSVQLVGTNKTRIVKAGLNLLHEQPITSSSSVVTDLYGDGQAAVRIRELLITYFNNINK; encoded by the coding sequence GTGGAAGAGATTAAGAAAGTAGCTATTATATTTGGAACTAGACCGGAAGCAATTAAGATGGCACCAGTGGTCAAAGAATTAAAGCAGAGTCAAAACTTAAATCCAGTTGTTATAACTACCGCTCAACACCGTGAATTATTAGATCAGGTATTAGAATTATTCCAGTTAGAGGTTGATTATGATTTAGATATTATGAAGCCTAAACAGAATTTAAGCCAAATTACTATCAAAATTTTACAGCAATTAAAACCACTGTTTGAGCAGGAGGAACCTGATTTAGTCTTAGTTCATGGCGATACTACAACTACTTTTACCAGTTCATTAGCAGCTTTTTATGCTCAAATTCCAATTGGACATGTTGAAGCTGGATTAAGGACTTATGAGAAGTATGACCCTTTTCCAGAAGAAATGAATCGTCGTTTATGCGGGGTATTAACAGAAATGCACTTTGCTCCTACTGAACAAGCTAAAAACAATCTTTTGCAGGAAGGGATAGATGAATCTCAGGTTTTTATAACAGGGAATACTATTGTGGATGCTCTGTTAGAGATTTATGAGAAAGATTATAGATTTTCTAAAGGAGTTATTAATGATTTAGATTTGCTGAAAGAAAAATTAATATTGGTAACGACTCATCGACGGGAAAATTTAGGTCAGCCTTTAGTTAATATCTGTCGAGCAATAAAAGAACTCGTAGTATCTTACCCGCAAGCAGAAGTTGTTTTTCCCGTACATCCTAATCCCAAGATTAGCAAAATAGTTAAAAATGTTTTATCCGATGTTCCTAATGTTCATTTAATAGAACCGCTAAATTATAAAGAGTTTATTAATTTAATGGTTCGAGCAGATATAATTTTAACTGATTCTGGTGGAATTCAGGAGGAAGCTTCTTCTCTAGGTAAACCGACTTTACTTTTAAGAGAAACTACTGAACGACCTGAGGCTATTGTAAGCGGCAGTGTACAATTAGTGGGGACTAATAAAACTAGGATTGTAAAAGCAGGATTAAACCTTCTTCACGAGCAACCAATAACGTCATCATCTTCTGTGGTTACAGATCTTTACGGTGATGGTCAAGCTGCTGTTAGAATTAGAGAACTCTTAATTACATATTTTAATAACATAAACAAATAA
- a CDS encoding glycosyltransferase family 4 protein, which yields MESYILCFLIAVILTYVSTPVAGRIARQVGAVDYPNTRRVNQHPVVNLGGLAIYVGVIAAVLFTAGINSKLLGIIISSTLMLVIGLIDDLRGLSPTSKFIWQIIAALLVTSFGIKIEFITNPLGGVFYLGALSIPFTVFWLVAITNTVNLIDGLDGLAAGVSTIAAVTLLVVAIQEAELLVIILTIAVAGACIGFLQYNFNPAQIFMGDTGSLFLGFLLAAISALGALKSAAAATLVVPILALGVPIFDTAFAIIRRRQKGEPLFQADRGHLHHRLLELGLSHKETVIVVYLISLSLGLVAIAVNGVSELQAFGVLAILAVILFYGSYKLGVIELNLDSREENYKSIN from the coding sequence GTGGAAAGCTATATTCTTTGTTTCTTAATTGCTGTAATTCTTACTTATGTTTCAACTCCGGTAGCTGGCAGGATAGCCCGGCAGGTTGGAGCAGTGGATTATCCTAATACCCGCAGAGTTAATCAGCATCCAGTTGTCAATTTGGGCGGTTTAGCAATCTATGTAGGAGTTATAGCTGCGGTTTTGTTTACAGCTGGTATTAATTCTAAATTATTAGGAATTATAATTAGTAGTACATTAATGCTGGTTATTGGTTTAATTGATGATTTAAGAGGACTATCTCCAACCAGCAAATTTATCTGGCAGATTATAGCTGCTCTATTAGTTACCTCCTTTGGAATTAAGATAGAGTTTATTACTAATCCTTTGGGAGGAGTGTTCTATTTAGGGGCTTTAAGTATTCCGTTTACTGTTTTTTGGTTAGTGGCTATTACCAATACTGTTAATTTAATTGATGGTTTGGACGGTTTAGCAGCAGGAGTATCAACAATTGCTGCTGTAACACTTTTAGTAGTAGCTATTCAGGAAGCCGAGTTATTGGTAATAATATTAACGATTGCTGTAGCTGGAGCCTGTATAGGATTTCTACAGTATAATTTTAATCCGGCCCAGATATTCATGGGGGATACCGGTTCCTTATTTTTGGGATTTTTGTTGGCTGCTATTTCGGCACTGGGAGCATTGAAGAGTGCAGCAGCAGCAACCTTAGTAGTTCCTATTTTAGCTTTAGGTGTTCCGATCTTTGATACAGCCTTTGCTATTATTAGGCGCCGGCAGAAAGGTGAACCTTTATTTCAGGCTGATCGAGGCCATCTACACCACCGATTATTAGAATTAGGTTTAAGCCATAAAGAAACGGTAATAGTAGTTTATTTAATCAGTTTATCTTTGGGATTAGTAGCTATTGCTGTCAATGGTGTTTCGGAGCTCCAAGCCTTTGGAGTGTTGGCTATTCTAGCTGTAATTCTGTTTTATGGTTCCTATAAGTTAGGAGTTATAGAATTAAACTTAGATTCCAGAGAAGAAAATTATAAAAGTATTAACTAA